Genomic window (Musa acuminata AAA Group cultivar baxijiao chromosome BXJ1-9, Cavendish_Baxijiao_AAA, whole genome shotgun sequence):
cctatgactaagtggtcacttggtctaggaacaagcttccatacctcattcctctcaaattagttcaattcttcttgcattgcaatgacccaaaaatcatcttttaaggcttcatcaatgcatttaggttcaatttgagaaaggaaagcggcgttagcacaaaaattcttgaaagaagaacgagtttgaaccccttttgttgtatctcctataattagctcctttggatgagcatctacatacttccattctttgggtaaagaaatttcgaaagaagatgtattcaaatggctattttgaggagggggttcatttaaattcaaattatcaaaaccaagatcatcatcaaaatcatttttctttaaatcagaaatttcattaaaaactatatgaatagactcttttattactaaggtccttttgttaaagatacgaaaggctttagaaacggaggagtaactaagaaaaatgccttcatcggatttagcatcaaatttgcctagggcatccttttcatttaaaatgaagcatttacaaccaaaaactttaaaataagaaatatttggttttttgttattccataattcatagggagtttttgatagagatggtcttattaggaccctattcatgatgtaacaagccgtatttacggcttcagcccaaaaatatttgggtaaactatgttcatttaacatagttcttgccatttcttgtaggtttctatttttccttttaactactccattttgttgtggatttcttggagttgagaagttgtgattgtacccattaacttcgcaaaaattttgaaagtcccggttttgaaattcaccaccgtgatcactccgaattgatgaaatcatgaagcctttttcgttttgagtgagtttacaaaatttagagaaacacttgaagcaatcacttttgtgagctaagaaataggtccaagtgtatctagagtagtcatccacaatcacaaaagcatatttgcttccacctagacttgttgtatcaattggtccaaataagtccaaatggatcaattgtaatggtctagtggtgctaatttgattttttggtttgaagcttgtttttatttgtttgcctagttgacatgcatcgcataccttatccttaataaacttcatattcggaatccctcgtactaattcttgagataagattttagatattgttttcatgcttgcatggcctaatctcctatgccaaagccaagcatcatcatttacggcggagaaacacatttcattacttagttcattaagattgatggtatagacattattttgttttaaagcaatcatagtcatgttatgatttggtttttcaataatgcacatatttgattcaaatctaacgatataacctttattgcataattgactaatgctcaacagattatgtttcaatccatcaactagtaacacaccattaatagaaaaacttgatttgttacctatggttcccttgccaatgattttgcctttgttgttgtctccgaaggtgacatagccttcgtccatgctagtgagcttggagaattgggatggatctccggtcatatgccttgagcatccactatcaagataccatctcttgctcctagcatgtgatggtgtatatttctacaagaaggaattatttttaggtacccatttacttttgggtgcctcaaaaactaacctaacttgtttatcatgttgcatagacttgatcatggttcctttaggaacccaaatcaatttgttcggactaattttcttgaatggacattggtaagttatatgtccatatttgcaacaaaagttgcaattgctttggtgttgaacatgtaagataggacatttaatgaaggtggttggatattggtgagtacttctcacaaatccgattccactccttttaggaacgtgacccttatttgtaaggatcatgtttaaggacttgctaccgacctcgaatttcttcaaggtgtccttaagtaccaagttctcattttggagagtttctagatcatgacatttagcacatggagctagactatcatgatattcagtttttaatttatcaaaatcacaagtaagactatcatgctccttttttagcaatttgtattttctactaattgtcttacattcatcaaataactcatggaaggcatttaataattcataataaggtaaatctgcattaattaaatccgttacctcttcttcgaaggtcattagggcgtaatgagcaacttgctcggtgttggactcctcttcttcagacgtgcttgaatcatcccatgttgccttgagcgccttcttctttgatgctttctttttggcttgtggacaatcgttcttgtagtgtcccggtttcttgcactcatagcaaattacttggtccttcttgtgttcgaatttattttttgtattatttttaaatttgttctttcttaaatattttttaaatttttgagtcaaaagtgcaatgtcattgtcactgtcctcatcacttgatgtttctttcaagtggtcttcttgtgatgtaagtgtcatatccttcctgttctttggaagggggttcttgagctcgtcatgagcttgacatgtcatttcgtaggtcattaaagacccaataagttcttcaagagggaatgttttaaggtctttggcctcttgaatggccgtaacttttggatcccaactttttgggagagatcttaagattttagttactagttcaaagttagtaaaacctttaccaagagctttgagtccattgatgacatccgtgaaccaggtgtacatgtctccgatggactcacttggtttcattcgaaaaagttcataagagtgcacaaggatgttgattttggactctttcactcggctagtgccttcatgagtgacttcaagagttctccaaatatcaaaagccgaatcacaaattgaaacgcaattaaattcatttttatctagtgcacaaaacaaggcattcatagcctttgcatttaaagtaaaaacctttttttccgattcattccattcgctcatcggaagataagatttttgaaatccattctcgacaatagaccaaagctcaaagtccatagaaatgaggaagatcctcatgcgagtcttccaatatgtgtaatccgacccattaaacaaaggtggtcgtgcaatagaatggccctcttgcatgccggagtaagccatctctcttgggtattaaaccaaatatgagagataacctcgctttaatactaattgttagaatcggagcggcactaagaggggggggtgaattagtgtagcggattaaacgttggtttcgataaatctttcgtacgataagaacggaacttgaaagcgtattcttaaagttgcgcagcaaaggtaataaggaactaaagcatgtaagaaggtttgcagtaatgtaaatagcaataatgaaatgcaaaccagagatcatgccgattttagagtggttcggtcaaatgacctacatccacttgcgaggcccctcttcgatgaggctcccaccttccactagcaaatctcttgaaatggaagggcaaatacccctcttacaaccttttacaagcagttcaacctcttacaaattttcagcaagaaagaaggaggagaactctctagcaaattgaaaacaagaaaggcaaagactcttctaagacttttctctcaatcacttgctgctcaaagagttgtattctcaactgagacttgaggggtatttataggcctcaagaggattcaaatttgggctccaaaaaatttgaattctcttatgttcccgatgctggcggtgccaccgcccagccaagcggtgctggacggtgcaaccacccagcccaggaggtgtcaccgcccatctctcgggtgctaggcggtgctaccgcccagccaggcggtgccaccgcctggctctccgattcactggtttggcttaattttagcccaaaccaaatctgactttgggcccagttggcccctaactaggatataggattatctcttaatcctaatcctaattacaagtgaagtacataacaaaaaaaacatcctaagcaagttttcaaccgcgaacgtcgagtcttgttccggcgagctttccgacgaacttcttccgatggactccctacaagctcccgatcttgtgatgactttaacgagtagccgagccttctcggtgatctccgtgaacctccgacgatctcttcggcgaacttccgaaaattccgataggttcccgatttttctcggttggttccggcagcatctccgacgattcttcggactcttaaacgtccatcgaacttgaatccgatatacttgctttgtgttttctggttatcgtagttaatcctgcacacttagctcaataatatggattagatcaattaacccatcaattgattttatcatcaaaatctgagattcaacagatccaatactcaataaggtaggatccatttgtattaagttgatagggggcctctataaataagagggaaacaatgggtcataggctaggccttttttgttgccacctcctattctcctctctccttctcctcctcagctaaTAGCCCCTATTTGGGCATGTGGAGATTGGGACAATGATTCAAGGAGAGTCTTCGCAGCCCCTGTTAtatgaatcaccgctagagaggagaataattgacctcattcatcctctctcataAATATATgagaatttagggatatacgatctccctagataacacaactatctcacatatattttttagttttgtgaatttttgtgcaccaatctatgCATGACGatgaaactcttttttttttagatttttatttttgttcgtcCGCTACGCATATAATGTCACTCATAGATTTTCCAACATGGAAGAAGAGAAGGCATTTGTCTCCTAACCGGGATAGGAATCGGTTGAGGGTGGCTAACCTCTTGATGAATCGCTGGACTTCCTTGACCAACTAAGGGGATTGCATTTTAGTTATCGCCTGGGTCATTTTGGGATTCATGCATATGCCCCTTTGATGGATGATGAAGCCGAGGAACTTGCCCGAGCTGACTCCGAAGGTGCACTTGATGGGGTTGAGACGCATACTAAACCTTTTGGGCTTTCGGAATGTCTCAGTAAGGTCTCCCAGATGGGTGTTGGAGACTTTGCTCTTCACAATCATGTCCACatatacttccatgttcctcctAATATGATATTCGAACATCTGATTTATCATCCTCTGATATATTGCATCAGAATTCTTCATGTCGGAGGGCATGACTTTGTGACAGTAGACACCTCTGTCCATGATGGAGGCTGTATACTCATGGTCCTTAGGAGCCATacggatttggttgtagcccaaGAAGGCATCCATGAACGTGAGGAGTTTGTGCCCTGAGGTCATGCTGACTAACATGATCAATCCTCAAGCGGGGGTAGCAATCCTTCGGGCATGCTTAGTTAAGATTGTATATCCTTCATCTTTCATTAGATTTTTTGACAAGGACCATGTTGGATAGCCACCAAGGGTATTTGGCCTCGGCTATGAACCTTGCTTCCGTTAGTCAGTCTACCTAATGTCTGATCACCTTTTGTCGATCAAGGGCGAACTTTTGAGGCCTCTGCTTTACTGATCGCTTCTCGAGAGGGATGTTCAAGCAGTGTTGCATGATGTTGGGATCAATTCTTGGCATGTATTTAGGCAACCAGGCGAAGACGTCGACATTCTTCGTCATGAAACTAATGAGCTAGACTTGGCCCTTCTCTGGGAGGGTGGAGCCAATCTTCACAATCTGATCTGTTTGGCACTTGTTAAGGGGGAGCTCCAATATTTGCTCTATGGGCTCGGGGCTTCTCCACGTGGTGTCTATTGTGGTCTTCGCGCTTCTCGACCACCAATGCCTCGGCCACCATGTATCAGTTCGCTCGCTAGAGCATTTCTGGGACAATCGTCGATGGCCTCAGGGATTGCCTTGATTTCGGTGGCGAAGTGGGCGATGAAGTGGGAAAGGGGCTCGTCGTCCTTCTAGCTTAAGCTGTGAAGCATGACAATAGATGGCTTGGGCCGAGCACTGGCTAAGAAATTGAGCTCGAACTCTCTTTCATGTTGATCAAAGGATGAGACCGAAGAATGCCTCAAACTATTATATTGCATCCGAGCCGGACCTCAAAGGGTGGTGGGAAAGGCCCGACACATTAAAGCGTCGGATGTTCCATATAGAGCCATTTGAGCCCGGAAGGCGGCGACATGCTCCGCCGAGTCAGAGATGCCATCGTAGGCCTCCAATGTCAGGAGGAAAAAATTGAGGGGAATTAGCTTATCCTGGATCTCTAGGATAAAAGGATATCTACCGAAGGTGTCTTTCCCATGTTGTTCCTTTGACTTGTGATTCTCTCTCTGGACCTCATCTAGGCATCGGTCAACCAAGTGTAGCTGAGCCCTGAAAGAGTTCATTGAGTTAGGCGACAGAGTGTCTAACTCTGGACAACTCATGGTGGcccattgtcacggacttagctggttttgcctaagtcgtgcggcacccttgcatatccgtccataaaggtcagcctccccgaagcctctcatgtcccttaggacccacaaaagagagaacggattagagaaaatgcctcattcgagatccacaagtaaacatttctaaaaacacttcatagacaaagcaaattacaaacaaattttacaagctctgaacagttgcacaataaagggtaaaatggtccattatagatcgaactaaaatgggactattaagccttcggctgtccctctacatgctagtcaaagtatgtacataccaaaagacacggacatacataagcattacatcaaacatcttgtttagaagtttgtccgtgacattctcccccacttattccttcgatgtcctcgttgaagcctttatcgacactgcaactccttgcctttgctgagtcttcaatcttctgctagtcataagtgcccagcaagccaatcacgtgagtgatggcacgtgtgacttgatacagaatctttttgcttattatattttggcatatatcactttataactattgcataaatgcatatatattgtgatgtccttagatttgtgcaatgggaatcggatcgtgatgagatcacgataatgagatcgattcacctttaaacacatatcctaaataatcccggtcataggttactcgagagggacatcgtgataaccggatagactggtgtgctgtatacccgtccatatgatggatgcagctggtctcatagctactcgtgtagggacactagggatacagtacaggtgctcattggagaatgagttcactgattgatccgcttacggaatgctggatggttgatgatgccttattgtcagacaacgattccgtagtcctagtggtgtatctggttcttagacttgagacaccaaggatgtcctgtatgagtgctccactctttgataccagacttataggtttagctgttcccagatctagtacagctggtcattgggagtggtagtcgaccttacgagggctattgagtgtcgatagaggatcatccactctcggtatcatgagaggaatatcccatgtgttcttgctcagacaaatccctggccagggtcattcgggttgagagagaaagagttctccgggagaatccgattagagcgagactcgagtagaaaccgtatgggtctgacagcaccatgctcaatatacggtctctgggatattagatggatgagggactataggtacatggtaactgaggacagacaggtccaatggattggattcccctgtatcgtctggggactacggcgtagtggcctagtacttccatagtcgatgagtcgagtgaattattacagagataataattcactgagttagaaggagttctgacaggtatgactcacggccagctcgatattgggcctagagggtcacacacatatggtaggcattgcgatgagtagaggttcggatatgagatatccgacggagcccttgtcttattggatgcagatccaatacccactagggaaaggacccattagggttttgacacgggatctctataaataggagggattcacagcctcataggctagagtctttgcttgcccttcctattctcctctccctctccacctcagagtaggcctggagttttgaggagcgtcgtcgcaaccctgctgtgtggatcaccgctagagaggaggacgcttgacctccttcaccctctcctaaggatctgcaaggaaacagggatatacgatctccctaggtaacacaatctctatacgcagttttgtgtttttgcggattttgcgcaccaatcttcgcacgacgatgaacatctttttgggaatcggggatttttgttttcttgttcttccgctgcgcatatgatgtcgcccccccccttatgatttcccaacagtggtatcagagccaggttgttcgtgcgaatgattggtttttgaactgcgtgtgttgtgtttaggaagaatattgacgtcaaaatcgttgacgcaaaagcaaggaagggcagcaacagttgctgccctcgatctgcatgcctgcagccagccgcagccgcagccaggcagcacagcgccggcgcatgcgcaagcgctgtgcctgcagcagccggccggcggtctgcttgcagcaggcttgcggccggcggggctgggagcccgctcggtagaagcgcctacggccactgagcccgcgggcagaggcgccgcggggcagcagcgcgggctgaggcaccgcagggcagcggcgcctgtggccgctgctcccacgggcaaaaaccccgcaggggcggccgccagcgagacagcaccacctgcgggcgctgactcgcgggcagaaccgcccgcgaaggcggcggcgcccgcgggggcgcccacctgcagcggc
Coding sequences:
- the LOC135594121 gene encoding uncharacterized protein LOC135594121, with the translated sequence MTSGHKLLTFMDAFLGYNQIRMAPKDHEYTASIMDRGVYCHKVMPSDMKNSDAIYQRMINQMFEYHIRRNMEVYVDMIVKSKVSNTHLGDLTETFRKPKRFSMRLNPIKCTFGVSSGKFLGFIIHQRGICMNPKMTQAITKMQSP